Genomic DNA from Panthera leo isolate Ple1 chromosome A1, P.leo_Ple1_pat1.1, whole genome shotgun sequence:
tacttatttataaatgaataaagtgaGGTTTAGGTTTAGATAGGGCAATTAAATTTGCTATATATGATCATACCAACTAGTAAATGGAAGTAAGGGCCCTAGAATATAGatcttttgatttttaacctagggctttataattttcatcatatTATCTTTCTTCAGTGCATACTTTTGAttccataaatatattatttaaatgattgtAAAGTACGTTTTAGTATGAAATGTTAacacaaatgataaattttaatattttgaattagatgaacattaaaaagtaagaaatatataattcTGGGCTCACTTCAAGATTATAAGATAATTTGTTACTTATTGAATGGTTCTTTTTGTATAACAGTTTTTCAATAtctgataaatatgtatttttatgttgtgATTTTACATCATGAATTATGGATCAAAACAATAGTATCCTCTTTTTTGAGTatcataaattaataataataatattgaaatattttacaggATGAACTCCATGAGcttgaaaaacaaatagcatCTGTCTCTGCAGAaactaaagaaacagaaaggcaaatTTATCAGCAAGATGCTGCCATCGAGAATACCAAACTACAGTGTGGGAACCTGGAAACTCAAATCAAATCCTTACATACAGAAAATGTAAAGCTTAAATTTGACATAGAAGGAGCTCAAGAAGACTTTGAGGAACACATGATAAGATATAATGAAtattatgcaaaaataaaagagcataaaGATAGTTTGTGGGAGGCTGGAAGCAAAAGGTCATTCATGACTACACTCCATGAAAAACGAGATCTtgttagaaaactaaaaacaatgaaagaggaACTTATGCAAAATCTCAAAAATCCAGAAGGAAACCACATAAAACAAGCACAGGTTTGAAATATCACTTACCAAAAGTTTTTCTATTACTCCTTTTTTCAAGCACACTTATTAAGTGATAAATTTATCATTAACTTAATAAAACACCCATAGCTGCTTTAACTAGATTTAGAAACTATTTTCACAACTTCTAAAAACTTAAATACATGAGTTATATAACAGCTATGCCAAATGAACAAATGCATAAAGGAATTGTTCTCAAATCCCATGTggattaataaaaaaattcaaacaattgcAGTGAACAATTAATCCATTTTTTTGCAGAAACTGGTGACTCACAAAAATGTTGAAGCCCTAGCTTAAGCTAATGGATCCAACCAATTCAAATCAATTTAGTATGTGTAATGCTGTTATACAAACAGCATCAATTAATAATTGCACCttaagcattttctattttttagagtaTTGTTTGAAGATGGggagatataaatttaaaatatctatcatTTCTTGCTAGAGAATTTAAAAGTATCCTTTATACTGTTGCTGGGCAATTGCCACTATgactaccactttttttttatgtcttatctacatttagttttaattttatgtctttaaatcaaaggtttatttgtttgaatAACAGTTCTTTATTCTTTGTACCTATAGAAGTAATGTTCTAATCCTGTTTACCAAAATTAAATACGAtgtctagttttttttaaattatagaaacatTGAAAATGTTGGACTTATATTGATCATTCATTGTTTgacttgtatattttaaattttataaatatgcagGAAGACATTATAAAGCTGAAGGCTAAAATTATAGCTGTAAAAGAATCTATCATTGAAAAAACTTTCTttcttgaggaagaagaaaagacacatgaaaaattaagaaaagaaatagaggtaAGTCTTAATTATCTGGATTTCAATGTTTTATGGTATCATTTCTtaacatatactatatttataatttacatagttTATTTTCAATTCCTAAAACAGctagagaacaaaaaagaactataaaaagcAATAAAGTTCAAATCATTACCAGAAATAACTCTCTCATTCAGATACTTAAATATGTGAAATGTATTCAAAAAAGCAAACACTCATTCCTATTAAAATATGGCCTgggagggtgcctgtgtggctcagttggtgaagcatcccactcttgacgttggctcaggtcatgatctcacatctggGTTTCACTGAAGGCACAGAGCCTgggttctctccccctctctctgcccctcccccacttgtgtgtgtgcttgtgcatgctctaaataaataaataaataaataaataaataaataaataaatactttaaaaaaatttaaaatgtgactgGGAATTATTCCAGGTCTCATTCCATCAACAACTTGGTACTCAATTAGTAGCTAGAAAGTAGAGGCTATCAAGTTACTAGATAGACATCACAAACTCCTTAAAATAGAGTAAAAGGCAATGGAAGTCATTAGTATCCTAATCCTTTCTGACTTCACATTTTCAATTattaagaatcaaataaaaaaactgatatgcaaaattgaaaatgaaattaaattggGGGTACCACTAGTAGACTTCTATGACcattattgtttaaataaatggagaacaaaaatagaaaagaatatgttgttgaggaaataaaaaattatttattatttgaaattattatgtgaaattattatttgaaataatatgtgaaatattatgtgaaataattttcaCCCTTAAGACATTAATTTGAAACTAAAAAGATATGTTTGCTTGTGGCTaatttaacacaataaaaaagcATCTGAggaatttgaagataaaaatcctcacctttacaaaacattttctaagaaaTACCATTACTTTATCATATATTTAGTAGTAACCTAAATAAATGATTACTTTTTTACCTTCTGgatcaagatttattataaaactaGAAACAGTAAGACACTATCAGCGGCATCAAAATAGAAGTACAAtgattaatgaaatagaaaaaagactCCGGATATAATCCATCATAAATGGTACAAACCAAATAAGTTAGCCATGtgggaaaataaagcaaatttggaaataaaattatatttctatcttATAACACATACAACTACTTCCAGGAAGATTCAAGACAATATAGGAAACAAACTTAACCATTTGTGTCAGagaactatttattttaaaagacacacacacacacacacacacacacacacacacacacacacaaccacatgATTAAATACTGCTTTTGACAATATCATAAATTTCTGGATTATTAAAATGTACCATTACAATAAAGAAGATAAGACTCATAGAAGGTATTTGTAATTTATACAAGTGACTAAGAGATGAAAGATGTCAAACAAGCCAGTAGAACACTGGATAAAATATGAAgtcttattttttgaaacatgaGTATACAAAAACACTggtaaaattgacaaacctaattaataataatggattgataattaaaaccacaatggggTGCCATATTTAGTCCCTTAGATTATCAATATTACAGTTGGGAAGATATGGAGCacctgaattttattatttttaaatataatttattctcaaattggcttacatacaacacccagtgctcatcccaacaagtgccttcctcaatgcccatcacccattttcccttctcccccatcctcccatccaccctcactttgttctctgtatttaagagtctcttatggtttgtctccctcctctgtttgtaactaattttccccctcccttccttcatggacatctgttaagtttctcaagatccacagatgagtgaaaacatgatatctgtccttctctgactgacttatttcactcagcataataccttctagttccatccacattgctgcaaatggtaagaattcattctttctcattgccaagtagtattctattgtgtgtgtgtgtacattttaatataatttatcgtcaaattgatttccatacaacacccagtgctcatcccaacatgtaccctcctccatgcccatcacctactttcccctctcccccaccccccatcaaccttcagtttgttctcagtcctcaagagtctcttatggtttgcctccctccctctctgtaactttttctctttccccttcccttcccccatgatcttctgttaagtttctcaagatccacatatgagtgaaaacatatgatatctgtctttctctgactgacttatttcacttagcataataccctccagttccatctatgttgctgcaaatagcaagatttcattctttctcatttccaagtagtattccattgtatatataaaccatcttctttatccatttgtcacttgatggacatttaggctctttccacaattttgttattgttgaaaatgctgctataagcattggggtacatgtgcccctatgcatcagcactcctgtgtcccttggataaattcctttatttatttatttatttatttatttatttatttaatttttttttttaacgtttatttatttttgagacagagagagacagagcatgaacgggggagggtcacagagagagggagacacagaatctgaaacaggctccaggctctgagctgtcagctcagagcccgacgcggggctcgaacccacagaccacgagatcatgacctgagccgaagtcggacgcttaaccgaccgagccacccaggcgccccaacgcttggataaattcctaatagtgctattgctgggtggtagggtaggtctatttttaactttttgaggaacctccacactgttttccagagtggctgcaccagtttgcatttccaccaacagtgcaagaaggttcccatttctccacatccttgccaacatctgttgtttcctgatttgttaattttagccactctggcaggtgtgaggtagtatctcagtgtggctttgatttgtatttccctgataatgcgtgacattaagcatcttttcatgtgcttgttggccatctgggtgtcttctttggaaaagtgtctattcatgtcttctgcccatttcttcactggattatttgctttttgcgtgtggagtttgataagttctttatagattttgcatactagccctttatctggtatgtcatctgcaaacatcttttcccattccgttggttgccttttcgtcttgttgattgtttgctttgctgtgcagaagctttttatcttgatgaggccccaatagttcatttttgcttttattgcccttGCTTTCAGAGATGTGTCgattaagaagttgctgtggctgaggtcaaagagattgttgcctgttttctcctcgagggttttgatggtttcctgcctcacatttaggtctttcatccagtttgagtttatttttgtgtatggtgtaagaaagttgtccagtttcattcttctgcatgttgctgtccagttctgtCAGCactatttgctaaagagactgtcttttttccattggatcctcgtccctgctttgtcaaagattagtcggccatacatgtgtgggtccaattctgggttctatatgctattccattggtctatgtgtctgtttttgtgccaataccatatactgtcttgatgattacagctttgtaatagaggctgaagtccgggattgtgatgcgtcctgctttggttttctttttcaacattactttggctatttggggtcttttgtggttccatacaaattttagggtgtttattctagctctgtgcaCTCtcactgggattgcattgaatgggtagattgctttgggtagtactgacatcttaacaatgtttattcttccaatcctagagcatggaatgttttcccatttctttgtgtcttcttcagtcctttgtaagctttctatagttttcagcatacagaccttttacatctttggttaggtttattcctatgtattttatggttcttggtgaaattgtaaatgagatcagtttctttatttctttctgttgcttcgttattggtgtatacaaatgcaactgatttctggacattgattttgtatcctgcgactttgctgaattcatgtatcacttctaggagtcttttggtggagtcttttgggttttccatgtagagtatcatgcaaaaagtgaaagtttgattcctttgccagtttggatgccttttatttcattttgttgtctgattgctgtggctaggacttccaacactatgttaaacaacagtggttagagtggacatccctgtcatgttcctgatctcaggggaaaagctttcagtctttcccattgaggataatactagctgtgggcttttcacatatgacttttatgatgtttaagtatgttccttctatcccgactttcttgagggtttttattaagaaaggatgttgtactttatcaaagactttttctgcatctattgatgggatcatgtttcttatcttttcttctgttcatGTGATggatcacactgattgatttgtgaatattgaaccagccctgcagcccaggaatgaatcccacttgatcatggtgaataatcctttttatatgctgttgaattcaatttgctagtatcttgttgagaatttttgcatccatgttcatcagggatattggctcgtagttctccttttttgtggggtctctgtgtggtttaggaatcaaggtaatgctggcttcatagaatgagtctggaagttttccttccatttctactttttgggaCAGCTTGAGAAGgttaggtattaactctgctttaaatgtctggtagaattccccaggcaAGCCATcgggtccaggactcttatttgttgggaaatttttgataactgattcaatttcttcactagttatgggtctgttaaaattttctatttcttctggtttgagttttggtagtgtgtgggtgttaggaatttgtccatttcttccaggttgtccagttgttggcatgtaatttttcctagtattctctgataattgcttgtatttctgagggattgattGTGATAAATCTAtcttaattcatgattttatctatttggatcctctccctctctctttttgagaagcctggctagaggtttgtcaattttgtttattttttcaaaatgtcaactcttggtttcattgatctattctactgttgttgttttttttttttaatctatattgtttagttctgctcttatctttattatttctcttcttctgctggtttggagtttctttgttattctgcttctggttcctttaggtgtgctgttaaattttgtatttgggatttttcttgtttcttgagataggcctggattacaatgtatttttctcCTAGGACTGCCTTGCTGCATCTCAAAGAGTTTGGAttatcgtgttttcattttcatttgtttctatatatttcttgatttcttctttaattgactggttgacccattcattccttaataggatgttcttttacctccatgcatttggaggttttccaaagtttttcctgtggttgttttcaagtttcatagcattatgatctgaaagtgtgcatggtatgatctcaattcttctgtatttattgcgggctgttttgtgacccagtatgtgatctatcttggagaatgttccatgtgcacttgagaaaaatgtatattctgctgctttaggatgaaaagttctaaatatatctgtcaagtccatctggtccagttatgattcagggcccttgttctttatctattttctgtctagatgatctgtctattgttgtaagtggagtattaaagtcccttgcaattactacattcttaccaataagattgcttatgtttgtgattgttttatatatttgggtgctcccaaaTTCAGTGAATAGACACTCATAATTGTTAGctttcctgatggatagaccccgtaattattatgtaatgccttcttcatctcttgttacagtctttagtttaaagtctagtttgtctgatgtaagtatggctactccagctttcttttgacttccagtagcatgatagatggttctccatcccctcactttcaatctgaaggtgtcctcaggtctaaaatgggtctcttgtagacagcaaaaagatgggtcttgtttttttaaccattctgataccctatgtctttttattggagcatttagtccattaaattcagtgttattactgaaagatatgggtttagagtcattgtgttatctgtaagttttatgcttgtagtgatgtgtctggtcctttgtggtccttgcaatcTTTCACTCACAGTgtctcccttaggatctcttctGGGCTGATTTAgaggtgatgaattcctttagtttttgttttttgggaaaactgttatctctccttctattctgaatgacaggcttgctggatacaGGATTCTTGGCTGAatctttttcctgttcatcacattgaaaatttcctgccactcctttctggcctgccaactttcagtagataggtctgctactaaccttaagtgtctacccttgtatgttaaggcctgtttatccctagctgctttcagaattctctctttatctttgtattttgccagtttcactatgatatgttgtgcagaagatcaagtcaagttacatctgaagggagttctctgtggaGTACCTacattttaatatactgttggtatgagtgtaaattggtaaaaagtattttggaaaggaatttgaaaTTACCTAGTAATTTTTAACTCTAATATTCTTTCTTGAGGTAAATTGTTGTAAGAGTAGGTATACAAATGAAAAGGTTTAGTTTGACTAATTTTGACTAAGATATATATTTACACCTGTTATTACCATCACCTAGATCAGGATAGAACACCTACCCATCATGCTTACGAAGTTCTTCTGTGCTCCTTCCCCCAGGCTACCActattctggtttttaaaaataacttcattgagatataacttGCATACCATATAATTAATCCATTGAGAGTGcataattcaatggtttttagtatatttatcaataatttgtAACCATTACcacatttaattttagaaattttcatcacctcaaaaaggaAACATCATACCCTGTAGCTGTGACCTcttcttttgtctattttgtttacctATATTTTTGCTCTACCATATTCTTCTTTCCTACCTGATGCTctaaaattccttcttttatcatttcctgtctctttagaaaaataaattcattctttttagaaTAGGTCTGCTGGTGACAaagtgttttagttttttttcatttgagagtgTCTTGGTTTCCCCTTCACTCCTGATGGATATTTTTGATGcatatagaattctgggttgaatatgttttcactcatatgtgggtcctgagaaacttaacagaagaccaggggggagcgGAAGAgtggaaaaagttacagagagggaaggaggcaaaccataagagactcttaaatactgagaacaaactgagagttgatgggggggtgggggagaggggaaagtgggtgatgggcattgaggagggcatctgttgggatgagcactgggtgttgtatggaaaccaatttgacaatagattatatttaataaaattaaaataaaataaaataaaataaaataaaataaaataaaataaaataaaataaaataattctgaattgaaagttctttcctcatttgaaaaatgctgtGCCACTTCTTTCTGACCTCCATGATTTCTGATGAAAAATCCTGTCATCCAAATTGTTTTTCTCCCTATAGAtgaggtgttctttttttaaattgaaatttgatTAACATACAGACTTCATAACatcataacataacataacaacaTCATTTTGGGTATTATGCAATATATCagttttatacattactcagtgctcatcacaataaatacattcttaatcccctttacctactttacccattcccccatccaatatcccttcagcaaccaccaatttgttctctgtatatgaACAATACGgaattttgcaatatattttatataacattcttcTCAAAATAGGGTAGCAgccatttgattttcaaaaactgTCTCAAATAGCACATGACTCCTTCACTTTTCTATGTGTGTGCTACATTCCTTACAAAACCCCTTCTAATGATACATGTCCTCCTGAACTTGCATTCTAGTTGGAGACATAGA
This window encodes:
- the CCDC122 gene encoding coiled-coil domain-containing protein 122; protein product: MSGNREMKSQGVPEEALANRSTSSLTAAVEQVAKQQQSQTSEIEKNKKVLFHLQDELHELEKQIASVSAETKETERQIYQQDAAIENTKLQCGNLETQIKSLHTENVKLKFDIEGAQEDFEEHMIRYNEYYAKIKEHKDSLWEAGSKRSFMTTLHEKRDLVRKLKTMKEELMQNLKNPEGNHIKQAQEDIIKLKAKIIAVKESIIEKTFFLEEEEKTHEKLRKEIEVQHKRYNAILKRLHCQVNKLRSNRRQWQSNIQQLEKTAAELRKRIGMKY